AATATATCTGAAGTTGAGTATTATACGGGACTACCTCCAATCAATGAGATTACTGTATCGTTTAACAGCAATGGTGGTAGCAAAGTGGAAAGTATTTCTGTAACATCAGGCACCACAATTACAGAGCCAGCAGTACCGACAAAAGAAGGTCATATATTCATTGGTTGGTACAAGGATGAGGAATTAACAGAGAAATGGGATTTTTCATCTAATCATGTGGAAGATCAAAATATTATATTGTACGCGAAGTGGAAAGCTACGGTTGTTAGTGTAGAATCTATTACTTTAGCTACCGCTAATGACTCAGCAGTGATTGATGTAAAAGGCGGAAGCCTGCAGTTAATCGCGGAGTTACTCCCAGCTAATGCCACTGGTCACATTGTTAAATGGTCCGTATATGAGGCAGATGGCGTGAGCGCAACGGATAAAGCAACGATTGATCAAAACGGATTGTTAACAGCAGTGAAGGATGGAACAGTCAAAGTAATTGCAACTGCAACGGACGGATCAAACATTCAAGGTGAGAAAGAAATTACCATGACGAATCAAACTTCTGACGGAGGAGAGAATGGTGGTAATGATGTAAAGGTAGAATCTATCACTATAGCTGGCGCTAATGACTCAGCAGTGATTGATGTAAAAGGCGGAAGCCTGCAGTTAACGTCAGAGCTGCTCCCTGCTAATGCTACGAATCACACGGTTACATGGTCCGTCTATGAGACAGATGGCGTGAGCACAACGGATAAAGCAATGATTGATCAAAACGGATTGTTAACAGCAGTGAAAGATGGAACAGTCAAAGTAATTGCAACTGCAACGGACGGATCAAATGTTCAAGGTGAGAAAGAAATTACCATGACGAATCAAGCTTCTGACGAAGGCGAGAACGGTGGTAGTGACGTAAAAGTTGAATCTATCACTTTAGCTGCCGCTAATGACTCAGCAACGATTAATGTAAAAGGCGGAAGTCTGAAATTAACGGCGGAGCTGTTCCCAGCTAATGCTTCTATTAAAATGGTTGCATGGTCCGTTTATGAGGCTGATGGTGTAAGCGCAACGGATAAAGCAATGATTGATCAAAATGGATTGTTAACAGCAATGAAGGATGGAACAGTCAAAGTAATTGCAACCGCAACGGACGGATCAAACGTTCAAGGTATGAAGGAAATAAACATTACGAATCAAGCTTCTAGCGGAGGAAATGACGGCGGAAGCAACAATAGCGGAGGAAACAACGGTGGAGGTGTTAACGGCAGTGGTGGCAACAGTGTCATTACTAAGCCTGCTGCAGAGCACCCTGTTACAGAGAACCCTGCTGTATATGAACCGAAAAAATCTGAGCTAACCATTGATACTGCACAAAATAGTATAACTGCTTCGCTTGATAGGAATCAGTTTGCGAAAAAGGCGGCAGAATTTGCGAATTCTGCACAAGCAGGGTCGACATTAACTGTTGAAGTGGCTGGAGCTTACGAACGTTATGATATTAGCATTTTAATGGAGGCTTTACGTGAAATAGCTACGACTAAGCCGGATACGATCTTGTTAATTCATACTGAAATGGGAAGCTATAAATTCCCTGTTGCTATGTTAAATACGCAGGAAATGAAAGGAAATGTAGCTGCTGATGCGATGCTTATTGTAACCCTACAAAAAGTAGGTACCGAACTCGATCAGAAGCTTGATATGATTTCTGACAAAGGAATGAAGAGTCTAAGCGGTCTTATTGAATACAAAGCAATGCTGAAAACGAAGGACGCGTCATACGATATCCATTCTCTAGGTTATGTGGAACGGACATTAGTATTAGATCAAGTGATTCACAATCTAAATGAAGTAACCGTAGTGAAGTACGACCCAGTGACAGGAGAAATGCGATTCGTGCCAGCACTATTTACTGTTAAAGATGGTAAAACAATCGCTACGATTAAAGATCACTCGAATGGAATTTATGTCATCGTGCAAGGTAAAAAAGTATTCGAAGATTTGAAAGATCACTGGGCAAAAGCTGATATAGAAGCACTTGCATCTAAGCTAATTGTTACCGGAATAACAGATCGAACCTTTAATCCTGAAGGTGAAGTTACTCGTGCGCAATTCGCTTCTCTGCTAGTAAGGGGCTTAGGTTTAATGATTAAAGATACTGATCAAGTATTTGACGATGTTGCAGCAAAAAAATGGTATGCAGCAGATGTGAATACAGCAGCTCAGTACGGTTTAGTAGAAGGGGTAGGGAACAATAAGTTCAACCCTGACGCATTCATCACAAGAGAGCAAATGGCTGTCATGATTATGAAGGCCGTTCAGCTCATGCAAGGTGATGCGGGTGCTGGAAGTAATCAGTTAAGCACTTCATTAGTTGCATTTGCTGATCAGGCGCAGTTATCTAGCTTTGCTCGTGATGCGGTTCAATGGGGAGTAGATGTGGGAATTATGAGCGGCAAATCGGCAACGCTGCTTGCGCCGAAGGAAACAGCAAGCCGCGCTCAAGCAGCGGTTATGCTGAAACGTGCTTTAGCATTGTTGAACTTTATTCAGTTATGAATTCCTGGACAATAGCTCCATAAGACCCAACGATAAAATTACTCGTGCACAATTGACCGTGTTTTTGATTACCAAGTTTTATTGCCAATGTAATCAATAATCAACCCTGTAGGCTTCGGCTTACAGGGTTTTTTAATGTTAAACTTGAGTTAATCAGTAAAGAGCAGGACATTATGGTGCTGATAACCACCGGCTAGGCTACATCGCTGGTTCAATAAATTTATTTTACCAGACGTTTAAGTCGTTACCCTTCAATTTGAAAACAGCTTCCATAAAATAATAGTCCCCGTAGATGATAGCTGAATGTTTATCGTTATTATGATAAGCGGAAGAACCATTGATAAGTATACAATCGGAGCCTGTCGTCCAGTCACAGCGGTTTTCATCCAGTTTTTTCAACAGCTTAAGTGCTGTATGAAGGTAAACGTCCTTTTCATACGGGTCGACGACTTTTGCGATTTCAATAAGTCCACATGCAGCGATCGCTGCTGCCGTGGAATCTTCATAGGCTGGTTCCTTAGGCTGCCGGAAATCGATCGGAATGATGCCATTGTCCGGAATGTTGGCCATAAAATAATGCGCTACACGCTTAGCTGCGTGTAAATACGCCTTTTTTCCCGTATGCAAATAGCTAATCATAAAGCCATACAAAGCCCAGGTTTGTCCACGAGTCCAAGATGAGCCATCTTCGTAGCCTTGGCCACCGTAAGTTTTAACTATCCCGCCATGAAACGGATCGAACTCAACGATATGGTGAACGGATCCGTCCGGCCTGATGAAAGCTTCAAGAGCGGTGTCCGCATGCTTCATGGCGATATGCATAAACCTCGGATCGTCACTTTCTTCAGTCGCCCAGTACAAGAGCGGGAGATTCATCAAGCAATCCACGATTGCCCAGCCTCTCGTATCTGAGGCTTCGTCAGCGTTCCAGGCTCGGATGAACCCACCGGCCAAATTAAAGCGTCCGGCCAGTAGATTGGCCGCGTGCATCGCTCTTTTGCGGGACTTCGGATTACCAGATACTTTATAATTCACGACACTGGTCGGAAGCCACATAAAACCCACGTCATGATGAAGACCGTAATATTCCCGAAAACATTCATCTAGCGCGTCTTCCGAAAAATTGGCGATTTCCTTATATGATTCAATTCCGGTCTCATGAAACATGAGCCACATCATGCCACCCCAGAATCCGTTAGTCCACCAGTTGATTCCGTTCGTAACTGTGCCGTTTGGATTGTCAGTTATGCGGTTGTCATGCGTCCCGTCGATAGTTGTGTAAGGGATTTTATGTTTGGATTTTTCGCTGACCCAGCTCATCTTGTGCGCGAGTTTACCGATAACTTCGTTTAACCAAATTTGATCTTGCTCTTGTAAAATTATCATTGGTGTTTGCTCCTGTACATATTTTTAGACTATGAATAAGATTGAATGAATGCGGTATATGGATCGCCAGGCAATGTCAATAAATCGTCGGTAGTCAACATATGATTCCTTAAATGTCCAAGCATCATGTTGATTCTTTCCCTGTACAACTCTTCAAACGCGAGATTGACGAGTTCCTGTGGATCAGCTGCTGTCTCGTACAGCTCAAGGTATAACTCATCCTTGAACATGTCGACGATCAGCTTGTAATTTCCTTCGATAACGCATCGTTGGAAGTTACCTCTGCCACCGTTGCCGTCGAATTGAATAAAGAGACGTTCGCGCTCCAAGCCTTCGCCTTGAATGAGAGGAATTAACGATAACCCAGTTACGTCTTTAGGCACTGGAATACCTAAAACATCACATAATGTTGGCACGATATCAATTGCACTGACAAGGGCGTCCGTTTCATTTGTTGAGGACTCGAATCCAAGCGGAAATTTGATAGACAAAGGTGTCTTCACAGATTCCTCATACATGCACATTTTTTGCCAGAGCTGGTGGGAACCCAGCATTTCACCATGATCACTCGTGAAAATCAGAACCGTATCGTCATAGATGTCTTGCGCCTTCAATTCCTCTATGATTTGACCTATGCAGTTGTCCAGAAGCCGGACAAGCCCTGCATATACAGCCCATACCCGATGCCATTCTTCCCTGGAGTAGCGGGTGCCGACCGCTCCAGTCAAATTGTAGAGCTGAAGTGGCGATTGATTCCTCGCCCATACACCTACGTTTTCGGGAAGTGTTATGTCTGCCTGAGCGTACATGGAATACCAAGGCTCAGGAATCTCTAGAGGAGGATGGGGGGCAAGGAACATGGAACTTAAAAACAACGGTTTGTTCCGGTCCCGTTCTCGCAATGCCCGAAGCGCATCGTTCACAATGAAACCGTCGAAAAAAGCGTCGAAGCCTCCTTCGTAACAACCTGTTGTCGGGATGGAGTACCCTGCTACATGAGTAGTGGTGCCGCCAGTCATTTCCGGAACGAGTCCTTGGAACGGAGCACCTCCAGGTTTGCGTTTACCTTGCTCCTTGAGGTGCTGGTCATATCTTCCTTCAAGCGGCAACCAATGAGTGAGTGAATCTTTGGAAAGATCAAATCGGTCTTCGGTCAACAGATGTTGTTTCCCGGTATGCCAACTGTCCCATTCGTTTTCAAGCAGTTGGTAGAGATTTGAAGTACCTTCCCTTACGAATCCATGAGCGGCATCCCGCTTCTCCCAAGGATTAATAATACAACCGGTTTGATTTGGATACAGCCCGGTGAAGAAGGATCCGCGTGCGGGAACGCATAAAGGAGAAGTACAGTATGCCCGGTTGAACCGGAAGCTTTCCTGCGACAGGCTGTATATATTAGGCGCGAACATGGGAGTGATCATGTCAGCTCGTAATTGATCCGCCATAATAATCACGACATTCGGCTTCGTAACATTATTCGTGTGCATAGTCTAATCAACTCCTAACTTTTACATAAATGTAGTTATCATAAGCGGTAAATTCCTTCACGCAATCTCCGTTTATACGTATTGCCGTTACTTCAGGAGCATAGATTGCAATCGCGGAATTACCTTCAGGAAGATCAACAATAGCGAGATTGGAGCCGGAAATAACCATAATTGAGCCTTTCCACTCGACGGCGATGTCGTTAATGTTTTGAGCGGATGAGATTAGTGGGATCGAGCTGTGTATGAGTGTTTGCCCTGATTTGACGATGCCTAATCGGACGTCCCCATTTCTGTCTGTCTCGAGATAAGCCAATTTTCCGTCATAATGAAATGCATCGAATCGGCGTAGCTCACGCGGCTTCTCCTCATGTGATAAGTAGTAATATCCTGTTCCACCATTCTCGCAGATATTGGTGATTCGAAGAGAGCTGGCAATCGTGATTGGTACGTCGGGTGAAAGCTCAAGTCGCTGAACTTTGATATCCAATCGTTCTCCGCCAGCGATTGGATAGAGAACGGTGTCAAACGTAACATTGCCGAGCGCATTCTCTTTCGTATAAGCCACATATTTAGAGTTGGACACGGTATAGAAGGCGTTGGAATAATAGCCATCTTTCATAACCGCATCAGATAATTGTTCCGGGTTGGCGGGGATAACGAGAATATCGCCTAGATGATCATGGAAGTTCGTCCGCACTTGTTTTGTGATAGGATCCAGATCAGCATTTGCAGTAGGAAGGAAATGCCAATGTTGGCGATACTGATGCTTGCCTTCTGGTGCACGGATGTAATCCGATATGATGGTATAGGAAGACTTTAAGAAGAGGACGTCGCGAGAATAGACGAAACCAGGCACATTATAAATAACGCCCTCTAGAAAATTAAAGATGTCATTATCGGTCCAATGTCGTAATGCTCCTTCGGTCAGGTCTTGGGACTGCTGATTGATTTCAACCGTGTTATGCGCTTCCGTAGAAAACCGCAGCCAGTTAGAGATGGGTTCGTTACTATACGAATAGGTGCCCGGGTCGACGAGCAGCTGCCTCCCGTATGCATAATAAATAATGCTATTGTCGTCTGTATGTCTGTGAGAGGGTTCTTGCTTCACATTCATGAATAAGTATCTAGCATCGGCTCCCCAACTACTGCGCATCGTAGCCGATTTGCTAATCGGATAGATGGAGGAGGTATGCGCAGGCGGAGCTCCTAACTCCCCTCCCGATCCTAAGTACAGTAGTGCTTCATCTTCGTAGAGCTCGCCCAATCTTTTAACTGTAGTTCTGCTGTTTAGGCTGCTGCCGTCGCCGAAGAGTGGAAGATACCCATTCGGAAAGGCGAGATCGGTGATATAATATCCCATCCTTCTCAGATAGATATCAAAGGTCTCGCTGAAGCTTTTTCCATTCATCTGGCCTAAAGACTTAATGGCCATACAGGCATCCGCGGCGCCGATCGAATAGCTGGAGCTTGATTCGGAATAAGAACCATCACTGAAATTCAATTTGGTGATTAGTGCGTCTAGCCGACTGTTGGCCAATACAATCCAGTCATCTGATTCGGTGAATTCCGGAAAATAAACGGCGATGCTATACAAACCTTGAGTCTCATAGATGCCATGATTGTTGCGGGGGTCATAACCGGCTTCCGTCGATAATGCCGCCGCTTTTTTCCACAATGCTTTTATTATCATCGTATGATCTTCGGCATTCATGGAGGGGCTATCTCTTAACAAATGGTATGCTTTCACCCAGTTCGCTGCCCGCAAAGATGCTTGGAAGCATTTCGGGAAGGTGCCGGCTCCCATATTGATGGCGCCGGGAGTGATGTATTGCTCGGCATCTTGAATAAAATCGACCATATAATCGATATATTTGGCCGCGTAAGCTTCATTGTTCGTGGCGGCGTATTCGGCGATAAGAGGATTCAGCCACGTAAAGTTTCCGATTTGCATCGGATATTGGTTGTCGGAGACTGTTGCGGGAGGTCCGATCCAATCCGTGCCACCTGAAATTCCTTGCCAAGAGAAGGTTTTCCCATTGTGAGTATCATAAGTAATCGTATGTTCATCCCAAGCGGTATCACCGGTTTGGAATACCATGACGCCAACGGGTTCTTTGGAATCGGTGTACCCCGATAATTGCAGTGTCGCAGATGTCACGTCGCCACGAATGCTGGATAAATCGAATTTCAGATAAGCTTTTCTTGTATATTTGTCATAAGGAGAGCCGGACTCCAGCACCTCGATCAGCGGTTCCTGGCTATGATCACCGTTGTCGAAACCACGAATATACGTATCCATGATAGGGACGAGAGGGGCAGTGTATGCCCCTTGATGAACGATGTATTCTACGATAAGAACGGGGGAGTCTCCGTCATGTTGGTTGCTATAAATATAAGCGGGTGCGTTCCCCTTATTGCGCCCCATAAGCATGCAGCTGATCATCTTGTCGGAGCCCACCGCTGTCTTAACATTGGTGAGTAAATCCAATGAAAAGGTGGAGGGTGTTTGGTTGACATAGAACGTATCCAAATACGTTTCTTTCAGTACGGGAATAATTTGGTCTTCGAGCAGAGGTGCAAGTTTGGCGTTTGCTGCGTTGCTCTCATAAGGTGGTGCTGTTCTCGTCTGCCGCTGCTGGAAGTATTGAAGGAGCTCAATTTCGGCATTCTCGTAATCCCCATGCTTGACATAGGATTCTACGAGATTTAAATTCGGGTAATCGGCGTACTTCAATTTTCCTGCTTCGGCCCATTCTTTAGTCTCTTTATTCCAGACGCCGAAGAAATCGGTATGTGGTATAGGCATTCTCTATCATTCCTTTCTCACTTATTCTTTGATGGCACCGACCATTACGCCTTTAGCAAAATATTTCTGCAGAAACGGATAGACGAGCAGGATCGGTACTGTAGCAATAACGATGGTTGCATATTTAATACTTTCGCCAATGGAAAATTTGTCATCAGATCCTCCGGCTGCGCTGGTCATAGAATCTACACTGTTTTGGATAAGAATTTCACGCAAAATGAGTTGAAGTGGATAAAGCTCCCGATCACGTAAATAAATCATCGCAGAGAACCAAGAGTTCCAATGTGCAACACCGTAATATAAGATCATAACCGCGATGACTGGCATGGATAGGGGAAGAACGATTTTAATCAATATCGTAAATTCTCCGGCACCGTCGATTCTGCTTGATTCGATCAGACTATCGGGAACAGCGGCAAATGAAGTACGCATGACGATTAGATTAAAGGTGGAGATAGCCGTTGGCAGAACGAGCGCCCACAATGTATTTCCGAGGTTCAGTCCGTTGTACACGAGCAGATATACAGGGATTAAGCCACCCGAGAAAAACATCGTAAATACAATCGCGATCGTCAGCGGTCGGATCAGCATTAGTCCCTTACGGGATAGAGCGTAGGCGCCAAGAGACGTAAACATCAAGTTAATCACGGTGCCGCCGATAACGATTAGCAGCGTGTTTCCGTACCCGGATAAAATATTAGGGTTAGAAAATACCATTTTGTAAGCATCTAACTGTAATCCGAGCGGTTGAAACAATAAACCTGTGTGGCTGACCAGCATATTGGAATCACTAAACGAAGCAAAAATAACATAAATGAAGGGATATGCTGTTATGATGATGAGTAAGCACATGAGCATGACGTTTACTATATCGAACAGCAAGGAGCCAAATGACTTTTTATGCACAAAATTTCCTCCTGCCTTTTTTCTGTAAACTACCATAAGCTTGTTTCATTTAATTTGCGGCTGATAAAGTTCGCGCTAATAAGCAGGGTGAAGTTTATGATGGATTGGAATAGGCCGACAGCGGTCGTGAAGCTGTATTCAAAGCTGCCTCCCAAACCTTTACGGTAAACAAAAGAATTAATGACATCGGCGGTTTCGTAAGTATTCGGATTGTAAAGCAAGATGACTTTTTCAAAGCCGACATCCATCATATGACCGACCTGCATTATAAACAGAATGACGATGACAGGCATAATCCCTGGCAAGGTGATATTCCATAGCTTTCTTAATCTACCCGCACCATCGACGGTAGCCGCTTCGTATTGTTCGGGATTGATACCAGACAATGCAGCGAGATAGATGATTGAACCCCATCCAATTTGTTGCCATATCCCGGAGGAAATGAAGATGGTACGGAAGTTTTCTGCATGTGCCAGAAGCGCGGTTCTCTCACCGCCGAACCAAACGATAATATCCGTAATAAAGCCGTCGCGCGCCATAAACTGCGTAATCATACCGCCAACAACGACCAAGGAAATAAAGTGCGGCATATAGGAGATCGTTTGAACGATCTTCTTGAACCATTTTTTTGAAATTTCATTCAATAGCAGCGCAAGGATGATAGGCGCCGGGAAAGCGAAGAGCAGTTGATATACGCTGATTAGTACCGTATTGCGTAGTACCCGCCAGAAGTAAAAGCTCTCAAAAAAATCTTTGAAGTTTTGAAAGCCAACCCAAGGACTGTCCCAGATACCCGAGGCAATATTGAATTGTTTGAAGGCGATAATAGCTCCATACATCGGCCCATAATGAAAAATTGCATAATAGGCAATGACAGGAATTAACATGATGTAAATTGCCTTATTGCGGACAAGATCCCTAATTAATCTGCGGCCGAAGTTCGGTTCGGGGGCTTCCCCGGTTAGTTGAACCTTGGCTGCAGCTGTCTGGCTGGACGGTAACTGCGGCATGTTGCTCACCTCTCTCGTTGTTATCTTTTGTTGAAACGTTCCACGGCAGCTTGCTGCAATTGGATCGCTTCTTCGATTTTCATTTTTTTCATTTGCTCTACATATTTGTCGAAGTTGTCGAGTGATTCTTGGCCCTGAATGAATCGGATATACATTTCGTCCGCATACGTGTTCACTTCGGCCATAATTTTGGCGAGCTGCTGCGACTCTTCCGGCGTAGCGCTAATTAAAGGCATTTTTACGCCTACTGTATTATTCTCGTATTTGCCCCATATTTTTATGGACTCTTGCTGTTGTGGAAGCTGGTAATATTGTTCCAAATATCGATCGTCATTCACGAAGCCTGGCGACGGATAATTTGCTCTCAAATATTTGCCCATGGCTTGAGCGATTGAAAGCTTTTCAGGGTTTTTCATAATCAAATCCGTATATTTTGGATAGCCGTTTTCGTTTGTGTAGGTCAACCCTTCGACGCCAAAGTTTTTCAGAATATTGCCTTCTTCGGTGAAATAATAGTCGAGCCATTTGATCGAGGCTACCGGATCAGGGTTTTTCGTTGTAATGGCAACGCTTCCAGTCATGCGATAACGATCGGCTATATTAACAAATTTAGGCTCGTCGCCTTTTTGGAGTACCGGATATTGTGCGGCCGTCAGATCGTATTTCGGATCTTTATCTTTGTTAGCATTCATATAAACGCCTATGCTGCTTCCAGCAAAACCATAAACGGCACCGGATTTACCCGAGGCCATCTTCGCATCAAGCGTTTTCTTGTCATTGGCTCCAATGTCAGGATCGAGTAATCCTTCTTTGTACCAGTTGTGCATTAAGCTGAGATAATCTTTGAAGGCAGGCTCCATCGGACCGAACTTTACTTGTCCATTATCTAAGTAGAATTGGCGATTGACACCGAATGCTCCGACAATGATGTCATCTTCTTTTCGGTTAAGTAACATCGTTAATGGTGCGGTGGCTCCCTTTTTCTCTTTGAAATTGCGCAGCATCGTCGTCCATTCATCAATGGTTTCGGGTGTCTGTAAACCTAGATCTTCCAGCCAATCTTTACGTACAAGCGGGCCGCTGAACGTGTTTACAGTACCGGTTCCGATGGATGGCACGACATACAACACGCCGTTATCTGTCTTTACTTGTTTGGCGAGCTCAGGATTTTCGTCGAGATACTTCTTAATGTTAGGGGCATGTTGGTCGATCAGATTATTGAGTTCGATAATAACGTTGTCTTTGATTGCTTTCTCCGGACCACCAGGATATACTAGCCAACCATATTCCATCATGTCCGGCAGATCCCTAGAAGCGATAAGCAAGTTGAATTGCTCA
This window of the Paenibacillus sp. FSL R10-2734 genome carries:
- a CDS encoding sulfatase-like hydrolase/transferase, which encodes MHTNNVTKPNVVIIMADQLRADMITPMFAPNIYSLSQESFRFNRAYCTSPLCVPARGSFFTGLYPNQTGCIINPWEKRDAAHGFVREGTSNLYQLLENEWDSWHTGKQHLLTEDRFDLSKDSLTHWLPLEGRYDQHLKEQGKRKPGGAPFQGLVPEMTGGTTTHVAGYSIPTTGCYEGGFDAFFDGFIVNDALRALRERDRNKPLFLSSMFLAPHPPLEIPEPWYSMYAQADITLPENVGVWARNQSPLQLYNLTGAVGTRYSREEWHRVWAVYAGLVRLLDNCIGQIIEELKAQDIYDDTVLIFTSDHGEMLGSHQLWQKMCMYEESVKTPLSIKFPLGFESSTNETDALVSAIDIVPTLCDVLGIPVPKDVTGLSLIPLIQGEGLERERLFIQFDGNGGRGNFQRCVIEGNYKLIVDMFKDELYLELYETAADPQELVNLAFEELYRERINMMLGHLRNHMLTTDDLLTLPGDPYTAFIQSYS
- a CDS encoding extracellular solute-binding protein yields the protein MLTRKQSNLSRGKRKTVCALLAFATLAGLIAGCSKETTAPSTNDHGNGTQQTSSFSYWSILDANASSSVTQLGEVEFYKALEKKTGIKIDFSHPPVGSEDEQFNLLIASRDLPDMMEYGWLVYPGGPEKAIKDNVIIELNNLIDQHAPNIKKYLDENPELAKQVKTDNGVLYVVPSIGTGTVNTFSGPLVRKDWLEDLGLQTPETIDEWTTMLRNFKEKKGATAPLTMLLNRKEDDIIVGAFGVNRQFYLDNGQVKFGPMEPAFKDYLSLMHNWYKEGLLDPDIGANDKKTLDAKMASGKSGAVYGFAGSSIGVYMNANKDKDPKYDLTAAQYPVLQKGDEPKFVNIADRYRMTGSVAITTKNPDPVASIKWLDYYFTEEGNILKNFGVEGLTYTNENGYPKYTDLIMKNPEKLSIAQAMGKYLRANYPSPGFVNDDRYLEQYYQLPQQQESIKIWGKYENNTVGVKMPLISATPEESQQLAKIMAEVNTYADEMYIRFIQGQESLDNFDKYVEQMKKMKIEEAIQLQQAAVERFNKR
- a CDS encoding carbohydrate ABC transporter permease — encoded protein: MLMCLLIIITAYPFIYVIFASFSDSNMLVSHTGLLFQPLGLQLDAYKMVFSNPNILSGYGNTLLIVIGGTVINLMFTSLGAYALSRKGLMLIRPLTIAIVFTMFFSGGLIPVYLLVYNGLNLGNTLWALVLPTAISTFNLIVMRTSFAAVPDSLIESSRIDGAGEFTILIKIVLPLSMPVIAVMILYYGVAHWNSWFSAMIYLRDRELYPLQLILREILIQNSVDSMTSAAGGSDDKFSIGESIKYATIVIATVPILLVYPFLQKYFAKGVMVGAIKE
- a CDS encoding ABC transporter permease subunit, producing MLIPVIAYYAIFHYGPMYGAIIAFKQFNIASGIWDSPWVGFQNFKDFFESFYFWRVLRNTVLISVYQLLFAFPAPIILALLLNEISKKWFKKIVQTISYMPHFISLVVVGGMITQFMARDGFITDIIVWFGGERTALLAHAENFRTIFISSGIWQQIGWGSIIYLAALSGINPEQYEAATVDGAGRLRKLWNITLPGIMPVIVILFIMQVGHMMDVGFEKVILLYNPNTYETADVINSFVYRKGLGGSFEYSFTTAVGLFQSIINFTLLISANFISRKLNETSLW
- a CDS encoding glycoside hydrolase family 88 protein, with protein sequence MIILQEQDQIWLNEVIGKLAHKMSWVSEKSKHKIPYTTIDGTHDNRITDNPNGTVTNGINWWTNGFWGGMMWLMFHETGIESYKEIANFSEDALDECFREYYGLHHDVGFMWLPTSVVNYKVSGNPKSRKRAMHAANLLAGRFNLAGGFIRAWNADEASDTRGWAIVDCLMNLPLLYWATEESDDPRFMHIAMKHADTALEAFIRPDGSVHHIVEFDPFHGGIVKTYGGQGYEDGSSWTRGQTWALYGFMISYLHTGKKAYLHAAKRVAHYFMANIPDNGIIPIDFRQPKEPAYEDSTAAAIAACGLIEIAKVVDPYEKDVYLHTALKLLKKLDENRCDWTTGSDCILINGSSAYHNNDKHSAIIYGDYYFMEAVFKLKGNDLNVW
- a CDS encoding heparinase II/III family protein, producing the protein MPIPHTDFFGVWNKETKEWAEAGKLKYADYPNLNLVESYVKHGDYENAEIELLQYFQQRQTRTAPPYESNAANAKLAPLLEDQIIPVLKETYLDTFYVNQTPSTFSLDLLTNVKTAVGSDKMISCMLMGRNKGNAPAYIYSNQHDGDSPVLIVEYIVHQGAYTAPLVPIMDTYIRGFDNGDHSQEPLIEVLESGSPYDKYTRKAYLKFDLSSIRGDVTSATLQLSGYTDSKEPVGVMVFQTGDTAWDEHTITYDTHNGKTFSWQGISGGTDWIGPPATVSDNQYPMQIGNFTWLNPLIAEYAATNNEAYAAKYIDYMVDFIQDAEQYITPGAINMGAGTFPKCFQASLRAANWVKAYHLLRDSPSMNAEDHTMIIKALWKKAAALSTEAGYDPRNNHGIYETQGLYSIAVYFPEFTESDDWIVLANSRLDALITKLNFSDGSYSESSSSYSIGAADACMAIKSLGQMNGKSFSETFDIYLRRMGYYITDLAFPNGYLPLFGDGSSLNSRTTVKRLGELYEDEALLYLGSGGELGAPPAHTSSIYPISKSATMRSSWGADARYLFMNVKQEPSHRHTDDNSIIYYAYGRQLLVDPGTYSYSNEPISNWLRFSTEAHNTVEINQQSQDLTEGALRHWTDNDIFNFLEGVIYNVPGFVYSRDVLFLKSSYTIISDYIRAPEGKHQYRQHWHFLPTANADLDPITKQVRTNFHDHLGDILVIPANPEQLSDAVMKDGYYSNAFYTVSNSKYVAYTKENALGNVTFDTVLYPIAGGERLDIKVQRLELSPDVPITIASSLRITNICENGGTGYYYLSHEEKPRELRRFDAFHYDGKLAYLETDRNGDVRLGIVKSGQTLIHSSIPLISSAQNINDIAVEWKGSIMVISGSNLAIVDLPEGNSAIAIYAPEVTAIRINGDCVKEFTAYDNYIYVKVRS